In Paenibacillus sonchi, a single genomic region encodes these proteins:
- a CDS encoding SAM-dependent methyltransferase produces MDQHKGNMIATYSDSRQSNIVKAGSTKGFMNLGYERYSLEKTSSRQKQIQMVDHIFELLKPEVNEDIADVGCGIGGAMTRLLSTFSVKSVTGFNIDPLQLEACRSLLEEHRVVQRAHLNEVNLEEEGLRGQLFDKIYGIEILTHIRNKEKFLQHLYNGIKPGGRLVLAYTTLARPFHEFRGEDQEFMLKIGEYFKETPEDFLTERDYKELLNDVGFREEKTINVSDHVFPHRHAHMAKTYAQLNSKNRIVKTVSSYYWKNKERCDIDYLNTFLKDQIAKHQCRMYEYYLTAWRK; encoded by the coding sequence ATGGATCAGCATAAAGGCAATATGATCGCAACTTATAGTGACAGCCGTCAAAGCAACATTGTTAAAGCCGGGAGCACCAAAGGATTTATGAATCTTGGATATGAACGGTACTCCCTTGAAAAGACAAGCTCCAGACAGAAGCAAATCCAGATGGTTGACCATATTTTCGAATTGCTTAAACCGGAAGTAAATGAAGATATCGCAGATGTGGGCTGCGGTATCGGCGGAGCTATGACCAGGCTTTTAAGTACATTTTCCGTCAAATCCGTGACCGGTTTCAATATTGATCCGCTGCAGCTTGAAGCGTGCCGAAGCCTGCTGGAAGAACATCGCGTTGTGCAGCGAGCCCATTTGAACGAAGTCAACCTGGAAGAGGAAGGCCTCAGGGGACAACTCTTTGATAAGATATACGGCATTGAAATCTTGACCCATATCCGTAACAAGGAGAAATTTCTACAGCATTTATACAATGGAATCAAACCTGGCGGCAGACTGGTTTTGGCTTACACCACGTTGGCAAGGCCGTTCCATGAATTTCGGGGTGAGGATCAGGAGTTTATGCTGAAGATCGGAGAGTACTTCAAAGAGACGCCGGAGGACTTTCTGACGGAAAGGGATTATAAAGAATTGCTTAATGACGTAGGCTTCCGCGAAGAAAAGACAATAAATGTTTCGGATCATGTCTTCCCGCACCGGCACGCCCATATGGCTAAAACCTATGCGCAGCTGAATTCTAAGAACCGGATTGTCAAAACCGTGAGTTCGTATTATTGGAAGAACAAAGAACGGTGCGATATCGATTATCTGAATACGTTCCTTAAAGATCAAATAGCGAAGCATCAATGCAGGATGTACGAGTATTATTTGACCGCTTGGAGGAAATAA
- a CDS encoding class I adenylate-forming enzyme family protein — protein sequence MSRMNRLFPDLNSFKDSLLQWGSWRGDYTWLCDNSTRVSQRLHELGITRYMNVVMMMRNSPAMLSAILGTLACDGVVVPLYHNTPARSFEFIIHETQPFAVIFDRSCIDKEVLTLLRNKGHAVLCIDFCEGSGQLVMEEIASPAGSLAPRLMDEDVCEILFTSGSTGTPKGVLLTEDNVKHCATSVHTYLELQSADKVLLTKPLAHSSGMNSELFAALSVGASIVIEPEVLVLSRLIRGIRNYGVTVFFTVPTLLELIRKAGLLPRFRETKLRIIHFYGAPAGQSLIQALISEIPQAEIIYGYGISEAASRVTYIKTRELGLLTGSSGKPIAGVQVDIQRPDGTSAEAGEIGEVAIAGPTLMKGYLSETTAAPFRAGWLLTGDIGWLDNDGYLFLCGRKDDMIIKAGLNIYPTEIEEVLLEHDDVHLALVKEESDHLGGSRIAAYIEACSGRILSTADLVRHCRLRLDHRKVPAAFYFVDKLERGLTGKINRKGSGGNGDEIRPARSLEVNQGD from the coding sequence ATGAGTAGAATGAACAGGCTGTTTCCGGACCTGAATTCGTTCAAAGACAGCTTGCTCCAGTGGGGTAGCTGGAGGGGCGATTATACTTGGCTCTGCGACAATTCAACACGGGTGTCACAACGACTGCATGAGCTGGGAATTACCCGGTATATGAATGTAGTTATGATGATGCGGAACTCCCCGGCAATGCTTAGTGCAATTCTTGGAACACTTGCTTGCGATGGAGTTGTTGTTCCCCTCTATCACAACACGCCGGCGCGTTCATTCGAGTTCATCATTCACGAAACGCAGCCCTTCGCCGTTATATTTGACCGGAGTTGCATCGATAAAGAAGTGCTTACGCTTCTCAGAAACAAAGGGCATGCGGTACTTTGTATCGACTTCTGCGAAGGAAGCGGGCAACTGGTCATGGAGGAGATAGCTTCTCCGGCCGGCAGCTTGGCGCCAAGATTGATGGATGAGGATGTATGTGAAATATTGTTCACCTCAGGCTCAACAGGCACTCCCAAGGGTGTGCTGCTCACAGAGGACAATGTTAAGCATTGCGCCACCAGTGTACACACTTATCTGGAATTACAGTCAGCCGACAAAGTTCTCTTGACCAAACCTTTGGCTCACTCATCCGGTATGAATTCCGAATTGTTTGCCGCGTTATCGGTTGGAGCTTCTATTGTAATTGAACCTGAAGTGCTGGTTCTTTCCCGGCTGATCAGAGGAATCAGGAATTATGGAGTCACTGTTTTTTTTACGGTTCCTACATTGCTTGAACTGATAAGGAAAGCGGGGCTATTGCCCCGGTTCAGGGAGACGAAATTACGGATTATTCACTTTTACGGCGCTCCGGCCGGTCAATCTCTGATCCAGGCATTGATATCTGAAATTCCCCAGGCAGAGATTATTTATGGTTATGGAATATCGGAAGCGGCCTCGCGGGTCACATATATCAAGACAAGAGAGCTGGGTCTTCTCACTGGCTCGTCTGGCAAGCCTATCGCAGGAGTGCAAGTGGATATTCAGAGGCCGGATGGAACATCCGCCGAAGCCGGCGAAATCGGTGAGGTTGCTATAGCGGGTCCAACATTGATGAAAGGTTACTTGTCCGAAACAACCGCAGCGCCATTCCGCGCAGGCTGGCTGCTCACCGGGGATATTGGCTGGTTGGACAACGACGGTTATTTGTTTCTTTGCGGGCGTAAAGATGACATGATTATCAAGGCCGGGCTTAATATATATCCAACCGAGATCGAAGAGGTCTTATTGGAGCACGATGATGTTCATCTGGCTTTGGTTAAGGAAGAAAGCGATCACTTGGGAGGCAGCAGAATAGCCGCCTATATAGAAGCTTGCTCTGGACGAATATTGTCCACTGCAGATTTAGTCCGTCATTGCCGGCTAAGACTGGATCATCGCAAAGTGCCGGCGGCCTTTTATTTTGTGGATAAGCTGGAGCGGGGCTTAACCGGTAAAATCAACCGAAAGGGAAGTGGGGGCAATGGCGATGAGATCCGTCCAGCAAGAAGTTTGGAAGTTAATCAAGGAGATTAA
- a CDS encoding ABC transporter ATP-binding protein — MKHKGASIFLRVFTYVKNGKNLLLFGLILLMVDVAFNIGIAKVQQSFLDVLNQGDFKRLSFYLIVFSICFLLAMILTFVGYFFREYSFSLLTRNFQFDTFSMLNKLPYEELKGRHSGDLISRASYDVQDCSRHLKDGLFGIFENALQFAVALTYLCFINFPLAVTVAITGVLIFFCSSIFNPKLRKISSEIYNKESDIKNLIKEMAQGISVVKAYGLQSYFGEKYAKYRRDTYLLYRKSILTNVFMQQLLNIMRESVWIIGVFLICLSAINGEMTVGLVLTFTLLMSQVLWPFVIIADRWRTLNNSYGSAYRALDLAAFGQNSQSEKIEVTNPLLPPAEDIAVLLRNVSFKPDKSVEEPLFESFDLEIRRGEKVAIVGASGSGKSSLLKLITGLYRHDSGLITIFDKQVDGTSEVKDFYSYVPQHNYLFTGTISENISFGAISFDDDHIKRAAEAANADEFISQLEQGYSTPVKEGGATLSGGQKQRIAIARAMLKNAPLLILDEATSSLDRRNAMKIQRLLESLPTETTCIFVTHSPASLSFVDRIVILEKGRIAASGSLEELTQRNLLYQELFNSAEV; from the coding sequence ATGAAGCATAAAGGAGCCTCCATCTTCTTGAGAGTATTCACTTATGTGAAGAACGGCAAAAATCTGCTTCTGTTTGGCCTGATTTTATTGATGGTTGATGTCGCTTTTAATATCGGCATAGCCAAGGTTCAGCAGTCCTTTTTGGATGTTCTGAATCAAGGGGATTTCAAGCGATTATCCTTCTATCTGATTGTGTTTTCCATCTGCTTCTTGCTTGCGATGATTCTTACCTTTGTGGGCTATTTCTTCAGAGAATATTCTTTTTCTTTGCTGACAAGAAATTTTCAGTTTGACACCTTCTCCATGCTAAACAAGTTGCCTTATGAAGAGCTCAAGGGACGGCATTCCGGGGATTTGATATCCCGCGCCTCCTATGATGTCCAAGACTGCAGCAGACATTTGAAAGACGGGCTCTTCGGGATTTTTGAGAACGCACTGCAGTTTGCTGTTGCTTTGACCTATTTGTGCTTTATCAATTTTCCGCTGGCCGTTACAGTGGCCATTACGGGCGTCCTTATCTTTTTTTGCAGCAGTATATTTAATCCCAAGCTCCGGAAAATATCTTCAGAAATATATAACAAGGAGTCTGATATCAAGAATTTAATTAAAGAAATGGCGCAAGGAATTTCTGTCGTGAAGGCTTACGGGCTGCAAAGCTATTTCGGGGAGAAATATGCAAAGTATAGAAGGGATACTTATCTGTTATACAGGAAAAGCATACTCACCAATGTGTTTATGCAGCAACTGCTGAATATTATGAGGGAATCAGTCTGGATCATAGGTGTATTTCTGATCTGTCTTTCCGCAATAAACGGAGAAATGACGGTTGGCCTTGTGCTTACCTTCACGTTGCTGATGAGTCAGGTTTTGTGGCCGTTTGTAATTATCGCAGATCGCTGGAGAACACTGAATAACAGCTACGGATCTGCATATCGGGCACTGGATCTTGCCGCCTTCGGACAAAATTCGCAATCGGAGAAGATAGAAGTCACAAATCCATTATTGCCTCCCGCAGAAGACATTGCCGTCCTATTGCGCAATGTATCGTTTAAGCCGGACAAAAGCGTCGAAGAGCCGCTGTTTGAGTCTTTTGATCTTGAAATCCGCCGAGGTGAGAAGGTAGCCATCGTGGGGGCAAGCGGTTCAGGGAAGAGCTCCCTGCTGAAATTGATAACCGGTCTTTACCGGCATGACAGCGGACTAATAACGATTTTTGATAAGCAGGTTGACGGAACTTCTGAAGTAAAGGACTTTTATTCCTATGTTCCGCAGCATAATTACCTGTTTACGGGAACAATTAGCGAGAATATATCCTTCGGAGCAATTTCCTTTGATGATGACCATATCAAACGCGCTGCTGAGGCAGCCAATGCGGATGAGTTTATTTCCCAGCTTGAGCAGGGGTACAGCACTCCCGTAAAAGAGGGGGGAGCTACACTATCCGGCGGACAAAAACAGCGGATTGCCATTGCAAGGGCAATGTTAAAGAATGCCCCGTTGCTTATTTTGGATGAAGCTACATCTTCTTTGGATCGCCGGAATGCGATGAAAATTCAACGCTTACTGGAAAGCTTGCCAACAGAAACAACGTGTATTTTTGTGACGCATTCCCCTGCTTCCCTGTCCTTTGTAGATCGGATTGTCATACTGGAGAAGGGGCGGATAGCAGCCTCGGGAAGTCTTGAAGAACTAACACAGCGAAATCTTCTTTATCAGGAGTTATTTAACTCCGCCGAAGTTTGA
- a CDS encoding zinc-dependent alcohol dehydrogenase, which produces MISYILEGPKNMIPVDAEIPEPSPYEVRIKIAYTGVCASDISIYLGKRSPEMYTEGPVLLGHEPSGVIDKIGSMVTGLRVGDRVTCIGVWGCFSEYVVTEPMNVLKLHPDLSLVDSSIVEVLPSIAMTAMKTGITESSDVLIYGQGLTGLIMTRLVRFFGCKKLIVADLYEEKLRIAKEFGATYFINTSTENMTERIKEIVPEGVDIAIIATRDGNDVEKAIDWTRIRGKIVNFGGIGPCDGFDYFKLHRKGLSVVKESMNISGVFEHRKLWRDAMELVADGILPTPRLRTHIFPMDQLQQALDLRAECSAGAIHVLMENEWAREKRLNGEFF; this is translated from the coding sequence ATGATTTCGTACATTTTAGAAGGACCCAAAAATATGATACCGGTGGATGCTGAAATTCCGGAGCCGTCCCCGTATGAAGTCCGCATCAAAATAGCTTATACCGGTGTATGCGCCTCGGATATTTCCATCTATCTTGGTAAACGATCGCCGGAAATGTATACGGAAGGCCCAGTACTGCTTGGTCATGAGCCTTCGGGAGTTATAGACAAGATAGGAAGCATGGTCACTGGGTTAAGGGTTGGTGACCGTGTTACCTGTATAGGTGTCTGGGGCTGTTTCTCCGAATATGTAGTCACTGAGCCGATGAATGTGTTAAAGCTGCACCCTGACCTTTCTTTGGTTGACAGCAGTATAGTTGAAGTTTTGCCGAGTATAGCGATGACTGCCATGAAAACGGGAATTACGGAATCGAGCGATGTTCTGATCTATGGACAAGGTTTGACCGGACTGATCATGACCCGTCTGGTCCGGTTCTTCGGTTGTAAAAAACTGATCGTTGCCGATCTATATGAAGAAAAGCTGCGGATTGCCAAAGAATTCGGTGCAACTTATTTCATTAATACTTCTACCGAAAATATGACGGAGCGGATCAAAGAAATTGTACCTGAAGGCGTTGATATTGCCATTATTGCCACGCGGGACGGCAATGATGTGGAGAAAGCTATCGACTGGACCAGAATAAGAGGGAAGATCGTTAACTTTGGCGGAATTGGCCCCTGCGACGGATTTGACTACTTTAAACTGCACAGAAAGGGACTTTCTGTGGTTAAAGAAAGTATGAATATTTCAGGTGTATTCGAGCACCGCAAACTGTGGCGTGACGCGATGGAGTTGGTAGCGGACGGGATTCTGCCGACACCGCGCCTTCGGACGCATATTTTTCCTATGGATCAATTACAACAAGCTCTCGATTTACGTGCAGAATGCAGTGCCGGTGCGATTCATGTATTGATGGAGAATGAGTGGGCGCGCGAGAAAAGGCTCAACGGAGAATTTTTCTAA
- a CDS encoding ABC transporter ATP-binding protein — MKQSENKPGSSWRVLTSLLQINRKLWPQYVFLIICIILAAGIDVAGTEAFRRMISAATDSNMGALRESLLLAGGVIAGTVILGSCASLLTEFVNYRSSVHLESLMVQKLLHMNIASHRNYHSGDLVKRVSDNARNGQIALNNNLMDGFRVFAVIVLNLVYLSAINILFTVSCLVVALLLPFALKYLSRKLNVIYGRKLDAESALNAFTQECIDGAEVVRTTSLGERTDSIFHSKYAEFMKWTKKGIWFESLTNQVNFFIRIGGMIFIIGYGGVLVKQEIIGVSSVVAFILVFWRMLNPISNAMVMWPRVQNSLSQLSRALEILEMEEERGIHNGNEMSRSSSEPAMVQFSNVSFAYSPGRVALDAISFTVKAGTVTAIVGPSGSGKSTILQLLLGFLQPASGEIRIGSALQAERGVLQWRSDISYISQEMYVFSGTFFENIALGKLDATLTEVMDAAQKVNMHDMIMSTPEGYGTLIGEGGLTLSGGECQRISIARALLKQASIFVMDEPTSALDGENEAAIFREFKNMIKDKTLIIVSHKPLRLEQVDQYLYLDHGQIVEQGTYEQLIARKGKYYNLLNGYAEEHDIA; from the coding sequence TTGAAGCAGAGCGAAAATAAGCCGGGGTCTTCCTGGAGAGTACTCACCTCCCTGTTGCAAATCAACAGAAAATTGTGGCCACAGTATGTATTTTTAATCATTTGTATTATTTTGGCCGCTGGCATTGATGTGGCGGGAACTGAAGCGTTCAGACGCATGATTTCGGCCGCCACCGACAGTAATATGGGGGCTCTGCGGGAGTCTTTATTGCTGGCTGGAGGGGTTATAGCCGGAACTGTAATTCTAGGGTCCTGTGCTTCCCTGCTCACGGAATTTGTAAATTACAGATCTTCGGTGCATCTGGAATCTTTAATGGTTCAAAAATTACTTCATATGAATATTGCCTCCCATAGAAATTACCACTCCGGAGATCTGGTGAAGAGGGTAAGCGACAATGCACGCAACGGCCAAATTGCACTGAACAATAATCTGATGGACGGGTTCCGGGTATTTGCAGTCATTGTTCTAAATCTGGTGTATTTGAGCGCTATTAATATCCTGTTTACCGTAAGCTGCCTTGTTGTCGCGCTGCTTCTTCCCTTCGCTCTAAAATACTTGTCCCGAAAATTAAATGTCATTTACGGGCGTAAGCTCGATGCCGAATCGGCGCTGAATGCATTCACGCAGGAGTGTATTGACGGCGCCGAGGTGGTCCGTACCACCTCTCTGGGGGAGCGGACCGATTCAATCTTCCACAGCAAATATGCGGAATTCATGAAGTGGACCAAAAAGGGGATCTGGTTCGAGTCGCTAACGAATCAGGTGAACTTTTTTATCCGTATCGGCGGCATGATCTTCATCATTGGCTACGGCGGTGTTCTCGTCAAGCAGGAGATCATTGGTGTCAGCAGCGTTGTAGCCTTTATTCTCGTATTCTGGAGAATGCTTAATCCGATATCCAATGCTATGGTGATGTGGCCCAGAGTTCAGAATTCGTTAAGCCAATTGTCCCGTGCATTGGAGATTCTTGAAATGGAGGAAGAACGCGGTATACATAATGGTAATGAAATGTCCCGGAGCAGCAGTGAACCGGCGATGGTACAGTTCTCCAATGTAAGCTTTGCTTATTCGCCCGGTAGAGTTGCGCTCGACGCCATTTCTTTTACGGTGAAAGCAGGCACTGTTACGGCAATCGTTGGCCCAAGCGGAAGCGGAAAAAGTACAATACTTCAGTTACTCCTCGGGTTTCTGCAACCAGCGTCAGGAGAGATCAGGATTGGTTCCGCACTGCAGGCAGAGCGTGGTGTTTTGCAATGGCGAAGTGATATTTCGTATATCAGCCAGGAAATGTATGTGTTCTCCGGGACCTTCTTTGAGAACATTGCTTTGGGTAAGCTTGATGCTACCTTGACAGAGGTTATGGATGCAGCCCAAAAAGTAAACATGCACGATATGATCATGAGTACGCCTGAAGGCTATGGTACCTTGATCGGTGAAGGCGGGCTGACACTCTCCGGCGGAGAGTGCCAGCGGATCTCCATTGCCCGGGCACTGCTGAAGCAGGCCTCCATTTTTGTAATGGATGAACCTACCTCTGCGCTGGATGGAGAGAATGAGGCGGCTATCTTTCGGGAATTTAAGAACATGATTAAGGATAAGACGCTAATTATTGTCAGCCATAAGCCGTTGCGGTTGGAGCAGGTGGACCAATACTTGTATCTGGACCATGGACAGATTGTGGAACAGGGAACTTATGAGCAGTTGATTGCCCGGAAGGGCAAATACTACAACTTGCTAAACGGATATGCAGAGGAGCATGATATCGCATGA
- a CDS encoding B12-binding domain-containing radical SAM protein, translating into MNVALWHYTNENDKSTYMPLGIRYLKSYAEQYCEQHHNVTIIERLHELTDDVDVVAISCMSQDFELLKEQLQEIRKRVRDIVLGGYHISLMPETLPEEIAVGVRFEGEETFREILDIRARNGSLQPEYLSDVKGIVYRNKGNVQINPLREPIKKMETIPFPDRTSLMKPWWQKKQNLFSSRGCPFKCVFCSSTNFWSRFRRFGAEYVVDEICAILRDFPDTQEITFVDDLFTADRKRLRNIISLMEERNILGKLLINISIRADQVDDEMCQLLKALNANFIYFGMESASPRILNYLKKGTLTVPQIQHALDLLYRNGIPISASIIVGSPGETEEDLRMTYDFVVRNMREGKLNEVAANILSPMPGTELWEEGKTRGIIQEPVEWSRMLYYGYTHTEKFYNRPFQEWVKLRSQYDSFYLNDEMSQHRLYEIMLEYDVQIKKIFVGRIYRKYRDLIENIFAQLQPGRKLIVYHVNEISYTLVHLLREQNFEVSYVITDDDEMNYTYLSDVPVLQSGQWSRIEDGHIVISCSEKDSVEVQRLTEKKRLDLINLTAETLRVGGGKVLEAERK; encoded by the coding sequence ATGAATGTAGCGCTCTGGCATTATACCAATGAGAATGACAAGTCTACGTATATGCCTCTTGGAATTCGTTATCTTAAATCTTATGCCGAACAATATTGTGAACAACATCACAATGTTACGATAATCGAGCGGCTTCACGAGTTGACGGATGATGTGGATGTTGTGGCTATATCCTGCATGTCACAAGATTTTGAACTTTTAAAGGAGCAGTTACAGGAGATACGGAAACGGGTGCGGGACATTGTTCTGGGGGGATATCATATTTCCTTAATGCCGGAAACGCTTCCGGAGGAAATTGCTGTTGGCGTAAGATTTGAAGGCGAAGAAACCTTCAGAGAGATTCTGGATATTAGAGCCAGGAACGGTTCCTTGCAGCCCGAGTACTTAAGTGATGTCAAGGGAATTGTATACCGCAATAAAGGAAACGTGCAGATCAATCCCTTGCGTGAGCCGATCAAGAAAATGGAAACAATCCCTTTTCCCGACCGAACCTCTTTAATGAAGCCGTGGTGGCAAAAGAAACAAAACCTGTTTTCCTCACGGGGGTGCCCTTTTAAATGTGTATTCTGCTCTTCCACCAATTTCTGGAGCCGGTTTAGAAGATTCGGCGCAGAATATGTAGTTGACGAGATTTGCGCCATCTTAAGAGACTTCCCGGACACTCAGGAAATCACTTTCGTGGATGATTTGTTTACCGCTGACCGAAAACGACTGCGTAACATTATCAGTCTGATGGAAGAACGCAATATTCTGGGGAAGTTGCTGATCAACATCTCTATCCGCGCAGATCAGGTGGATGATGAAATGTGCCAGCTGCTTAAGGCGCTGAATGCCAATTTCATTTATTTCGGTATGGAGTCTGCGAGCCCCCGTATTCTGAATTACCTCAAGAAAGGCACTTTAACCGTGCCTCAGATACAGCATGCGCTTGATTTACTTTACCGGAACGGCATTCCCATCAGTGCCTCAATCATTGTCGGTTCTCCTGGGGAGACTGAAGAAGATCTGCGGATGACCTATGATTTTGTTGTCAGGAATATGCGTGAAGGAAAGCTGAATGAAGTGGCTGCGAACATCTTGTCTCCGATGCCCGGTACGGAGTTGTGGGAGGAGGGCAAGACAAGGGGGATCATTCAGGAGCCTGTTGAGTGGAGCCGTATGCTTTATTATGGATATACGCATACCGAGAAGTTCTATAACAGGCCCTTTCAGGAATGGGTCAAACTGAGAAGTCAGTACGACAGCTTTTATTTGAATGATGAGATGTCTCAGCACCGGCTTTATGAAATTATGCTGGAATACGATGTGCAGATCAAAAAGATATTTGTTGGACGGATCTACCGAAAATATCGAGATCTGATCGAAAATATTTTTGCTCAGCTCCAGCCGGGCCGGAAATTGATTGTGTATCACGTGAATGAAATTTCTTATACTCTGGTCCATCTCCTAAGAGAACAGAACTTTGAGGTCTCCTATGTAATAACGGATGATGATGAGATGAACTATACGTATCTGTCGGATGTACCGGTCCTTCAATCCGGACAATGGTCCCGAATTGAGGACGGCCACATTGTAATCAGCTGCAGCGAGAAAGACTCCGTTGAAGTACAACGCCTTACAGAGAAAAAAAGGCTGGACCTAATCAATTTAACGGCAGAAACACTCCGGGTAGGAGGGGGAAAGGTTCTTGAAGCAGAGCGAAAATAA
- a CDS encoding acyl carrier protein, protein MDLPDSAAPDTDLMNSLGFDSIQLIQLIVNLETTLDFEFEDQDMSMEHFLKLEDLVHLVEQRITEQTTL, encoded by the coding sequence ATGGATTTACCTGATTCAGCGGCTCCTGATACGGATCTGATGAACAGTCTAGGATTCGATTCCATTCAGTTAATCCAGCTGATAGTGAACTTAGAGACAACGCTGGATTTTGAATTTGAAGACCAGGATATGTCGATGGAACACTTTTTGAAATTGGAAGATTTAGTTCATTTGGTAGAGCAACGGATCACAGAACAAACCACATTATAA
- a CDS encoding B12-binding domain-containing radical SAM protein, whose amino-acid sequence MDLDLLLISPPYWDFYSPFLALPSLSGFLRSKGFAVRQLDLNIVHFNRMIDKQGFAILKELQNDDVYDGLDTAYKNVFKANDAKEFTRKSAFIQPGQLSGQFLKKNFYQFTLDEINFLDGIFHYIYFNQLYKKNYWDKLAEFELDSIMEEVSSGLLTDTLMGNECMTLIQQGLRLIGFSSTSFDQFIVSCIYARMIKRIHPEVKIIFGGSYIPVLVKTVRPDKQRKIFDLCDYIVNGEGETALELIIQYTSKGQGELADIPNLCFMDPSGQVVHNAAKFENFQQLPEPDFNDLDFELYLMPEIMLPYQSSRGCFWGHCTFCDHDANYRYNFRSKTAETVVENLAALKKKYNNQHIQFVDEAIKPEKLKEIVAEMEARELNSLDWMYYSRISGEYTDDLVQRARALGCRLVLFGVETFNLRLIKMIRKGISEKNISKNLSMFNKFGIKNIIWMICGFPSQREEEIWYDIDKLKENSPNLKGVFAGLYRLERNCDMYSAPEKFNIIDSDPDNPYIFKSHYNGELIDQNQIFSLYKQEYAPLVSELSRSHNRYIIYFRQEEQDEPMERGLSK is encoded by the coding sequence ATGGACTTGGATTTACTCTTAATATCTCCTCCGTATTGGGATTTTTACTCTCCCTTTCTGGCTTTGCCGAGTTTGAGCGGATTTCTGCGTTCCAAAGGATTCGCTGTACGGCAGCTTGATTTAAATATTGTTCATTTCAACCGGATGATCGATAAGCAGGGGTTCGCCATTCTTAAAGAACTGCAAAATGATGATGTATATGACGGTCTGGACACTGCATATAAAAATGTGTTCAAAGCAAACGATGCAAAAGAGTTTACCAGAAAGAGTGCTTTTATACAGCCGGGACAATTAAGCGGACAATTTCTCAAGAAAAATTTCTATCAATTTACATTGGATGAAATTAATTTTTTGGATGGCATCTTTCATTATATTTATTTTAATCAGCTGTACAAAAAGAACTATTGGGATAAATTGGCGGAGTTTGAGCTGGACAGTATTATGGAGGAGGTTAGCAGCGGGCTGTTGACGGACACCTTGATGGGCAACGAGTGCATGACGTTGATTCAGCAAGGGCTTCGGCTGATTGGATTTTCCAGTACCAGCTTCGATCAGTTCATTGTTTCCTGCATTTACGCCAGAATGATTAAAAGGATACACCCAGAGGTAAAGATTATATTTGGCGGCAGCTACATCCCTGTGCTTGTGAAGACGGTGCGCCCTGACAAACAGAGAAAGATCTTCGATTTATGTGATTATATAGTAAACGGAGAAGGAGAAACCGCCTTGGAGTTAATTATTCAGTACACCTCCAAGGGGCAAGGCGAATTAGCGGACATTCCTAATCTTTGCTTTATGGACCCTTCGGGACAGGTTGTTCATAATGCGGCTAAATTTGAAAATTTTCAACAGCTGCCGGAACCTGACTTCAATGATTTGGATTTTGAATTATACTTGATGCCTGAAATTATGCTTCCCTATCAGAGCTCACGCGGTTGTTTTTGGGGCCACTGTACATTTTGCGACCATGATGCCAATTACCGGTATAATTTTAGAAGCAAAACTGCTGAGACGGTTGTAGAAAATTTAGCTGCTTTGAAGAAAAAATATAACAACCAACATATACAATTTGTCGATGAAGCAATTAAACCGGAGAAACTGAAGGAAATTGTAGCGGAGATGGAAGCACGTGAATTGAACTCGTTGGATTGGATGTATTACTCTCGGATCAGCGGGGAATATACGGATGATCTTGTACAGAGGGCCAGAGCTTTAGGTTGCCGGCTGGTTTTGTTTGGCGTTGAAACGTTTAATTTGCGGCTTATAAAAATGATTCGTAAAGGCATTTCCGAGAAAAATATATCCAAGAATTTAAGCATGTTTAATAAATTTGGCATTAAGAATATAATATGGATGATTTGTGGATTTCCTTCACAAAGGGAAGAAGAGATATGGTATGATATTGATAAACTTAAGGAAAATTCACCCAATTTAAAGGGGGTTTTCGCCGGTTTGTACCGCTTGGAACGTAACTGCGATATGTACAGTGCACCGGAAAAATTCAATATCATCGATTCTGACCCGGATAATCCGTACATCTTCAAATCGCATTACAACGGCGAACTGATCGATCAAAATCAAATCTTCTCTCTTTACAAACAGGAGTATGCTCCGCTTGTTAGTGAGCTTTCCCGCTCACACAACAGGTATATTATCTATTTTCGCCAGGAGGAACAGGATGAGCCAATGGAAAGGGGCTTGTCCAAATGA